One part of the Raphanus sativus cultivar WK10039 chromosome 7, ASM80110v3, whole genome shotgun sequence genome encodes these proteins:
- the LOC108814178 gene encoding uncharacterized protein LOC108814178, whose product MIIHSPSPLHCTSFLNYRSRSQCQSRLVTTRSAVVRISTGAIGAVAAVVMMASVSTAYAELSPPPQDGETLSNVPQTLSGEDCKKQRIQRPKSKNAERCTVKCVNTCIRGGDGEGPLNIRRPLVVFKQGFRSRNYCLVECSDICNLIGDGDYGP is encoded by the exons ATGATAATACACTCTCCGTCTCCTCTACACTGCACGAGCTTCTTGAACTATCGAAGTAGATCTCAGTGCCAGAGCCGCTTGGTGACTACTAGATCGGCCGTTGTTCGTATTTCCACGGGGGCTATTGGGGCCGTGGCGGCGGTGGTTATGATGGCTTCTGTGTCCACAGCTTACGCAGAGCTTTCTCCTCCGCCGCAAGACGGCGAAACGCTATCGAACGTACCGCAAACGCTATCAGGTGAAGACTGCAAGAAACAGAGGATACAACGACCCAAATCCAAGAACGCAGAGAGATGCACCGTTAAATGCGTCAACACTTGTATACGTGGTGGAGACGGAGAAGGACCGCTCAATATCAGAAG GCCACTAGTGGTGTTTAAACAAGGGTTTCGTAGCCGTAATTACTG CTTAGTGGAATGTTCAGATATATGCAACTTGATCGGAGATGGTGACTATGGACCTTGA
- the LOC108835073 gene encoding NADH dehydrogenase [ubiquinone] iron-sulfur protein 8-A, mitochondrial, which yields MASMLARRSLNTLRARHLGLSGQALQGSHLSGFQSRPISYGSKKDDEEEEQLAKEISKDWNTVFERSINTLFLTEMVRGLSLTLKYFFDPKVTINYPFEKGPLSPRFRGEHALRRYPTGEERCIACKLCEAVCPAQAITIEAEEREDGSRRTTRYDIDMTKCIYCGFCQEACPVDAIVEGPNFEFATETHEELLYDKEKLLENGDRWETEIAENLKSESLYR from the exons ATGGCTTCGATGCTGGCTCGCAGGTCACTGAATACTCTTCGTGCTCGCCATCTT GGTTTGTCAGGGCAAGCTTTGCAGGGATCTCATCTTTCTGGATTTCAGTCCCGTCCTATTTCTTACGGCTCCAAGAAAG atgatgaagaagaggagcaACTTGCCAAGGAAATCTCCAAGGACTGGAATACTG TGTTTGAACGGAGTATAAACACACTATTTCTCACTGAAATGGTGCGTGGTTTGTCGTTGACCCTCAAGTACTTCTTTGATCCCAAAGTTACT ATCAATTATCCATTTGAGAAGGGTCCACTGAGCCCTCGTTTCCGTGGTGAACATGCTCTTCGTCGTTATCCTACTGGCGAAGAACGCTGCATTGCCTGCAAACTCTGTGAAGCT GTATGTCCAGCTCAAGCAATCACAATAGAAGCAGAGGAGCGGGAAGATGGAAGCCGCAGAACCACTAG GTATGACATCGACATGACAAAATGCATTTACTGTGGTTTCTGTCAAGAAGCGTGCCCCGTTGATGCAATTGTCGAAGGGCCTAACTTTGAATTCGCAACCGAGACACACGAG GAACTACTCTATGACAAGGAAAAGCTTCTTGAGAATGGAGATCGATGGGAGACTGAGATTGCTGAGAATCTTAAATCAGAGAGTCTCTACCGTTAG